In Flavobacterium hankyongi, the genomic window AAACTTCAAAACAATATAAGATGAATACATTAATAGCAATATCAGGATTAGGGATTTTAAGTCTTCTTGCCGAAATTTTTAATGGTAGAAAAGCAATTGTGCCAGTTACTATAATTGGACTTTTGGCTATTTTAGGATATAATATTTCACCATATAATCACTTAGGAGCATTCTATAACAATATGATGTTTGTAGATAAGTTTTCTGTTGCATTTACAAGTTTATTTATTGTGGTGACTATATTTTTAATCGCCTTAGGTCATGAGTTCTATAAAGAGCATGCTACTAAAATTTCAGATTATGTTGCAATAAAAGTATTTTTACTAGCTGGTGCAGTAGCGATGGTTTCTTTTGGGAATATGTCTATGTTTTTCTTAGGAATAGAGGTTTTATCAATTTCGTTATATGTATTAGCGGCTAGTAATCGCTTAAATTTAAGAAGTAATGAAGCAGGTATGAAGTACTTTTTGATGGGTTCATTTGCTTCTGGAATTATACTTTTTGGAATATGTTTGTTATATGGTGCAACTGGTAGTTTCGATTTGATGACTATGTACCAAATTACACATACTATGAATTATCCTCAATGGTATTTTATTGGTATCACACTTTTGGTGATTGGAATGCTCTTTAAAATAGCGACTGTGCCTTTCCATTTTTGGGCACCAGATGTTTATGAAGGTTCTCCAGCTTTAACAACTGCTACAATGAGTACGCTGGCAAAAATTGTTGCTATGGCAGCTTTGTATAAAATTGTGGTTTTGATGGTTCCTGCTCAAACGTATTCATTTCAAATGATTATTGTTTGTGTTTCGATTGCTTCAATGGTCGTAGGAAACATTATGGCGTTACGTCAAAATAATGTAAAAAGAATGTTCGCCTTCTCAGGTATATCTCATGCAGGTTTTATGCTGATGGTGTTATTAATACTTAATAATTCTGCTGGAGTATTGTTATATTACGCAGCTGCTTATGCAGTAGCTGGAATTGCATTTTTTGCAGTTGTATTATATGTTACAAAAGGAAAAGATAATGAGACTATTGATTTGTTCAACGGTTTTGGTAAATCTCATCCTGTTTTAGCTGCGGTTTTAACAGCTTCATTGTTATCAATGGCTGGAATTCCAATTCTATCAGGTTTCTTTGCTAAATTCTTCCTTTTAAACCAAGTGATGCAAACAGGTTGGATAGTTTTAGTTGTTGTTGCAATTGTGAGTTCTATAATTAGTGTTGGATACTATTTCAAAATAATTTTAGCGATGTATACAAAGGAAAGTTCAACTAATGAATTGCCTAAAGTTCCTTATGTGTATCAAATTGTTGCTATATTAGCATTAGTTATCAATGTTGCTTTAGGTTTGTTTCCAAGTGCAGTATATAATTTGTTAGGGTAAAAATCTTTCAAGATAGATAAAAAAAGCCAGTTGTTAAACAACTGGCTTTTTTTATCTATTATCCTCAGCATACCATTCGGCAAATGAAGTTTCTGTTTCTTGTAGTCGTAAAGAGTGGAGTTGAACAGTTTCTGGTAGACGACTTTTTATTTTCGCTGCAAAATCAATTACCATGTTTTCACTCGTAGGTTGGTAGTCTACTAAAATAACATGATGTCCACGATCTTTAAGCTCGTTTGCAAGCTCTATGTGTGGGGTTGTTGCATTGAATACGGTTGCGTGGTCAAAAATGTCTACAATGTCTTCTTTTACTATTTTCTTTAAATCAGAAAAATCGATTACCATGCCATATTTTACATTGCTCCTATCGGTTATTGGTGTGCCAATTACTGTAACCGAAAGTTTGTAACTATGTCCGTGAACATTTTTGCATTTACCGTCATAACCAAATAAAGCATGCCCGGTTTCAAAATTAAATTGCTTTGTAATTCGAATTTTACTCATGATATAAATACTTGTTGTAAAGGTATAAAAAAAGAAAGCGCTCG contains:
- a CDS encoding NADH-quinone oxidoreductase subunit N translates to MNTLIAISGLGILSLLAEIFNGRKAIVPVTIIGLLAILGYNISPYNHLGAFYNNMMFVDKFSVAFTSLFIVVTIFLIALGHEFYKEHATKISDYVAIKVFLLAGAVAMVSFGNMSMFFLGIEVLSISLYVLAASNRLNLRSNEAGMKYFLMGSFASGIILFGICLLYGATGSFDLMTMYQITHTMNYPQWYFIGITLLVIGMLFKIATVPFHFWAPDVYEGSPALTTATMSTLAKIVAMAALYKIVVLMVPAQTYSFQMIIVCVSIASMVVGNIMALRQNNVKRMFAFSGISHAGFMLMVLLILNNSAGVLLYYAAAYAVAGIAFFAVVLYVTKGKDNETIDLFNGFGKSHPVLAAVLTASLLSMAGIPILSGFFAKFFLLNQVMQTGWIVLVVVAIVSSIISVGYYFKIILAMYTKESSTNELPKVPYVYQIVAILALVINVALGLFPSAVYNLLG
- a CDS encoding 6-pyruvoyl trahydropterin synthase family protein, with product MSKIRITKQFNFETGHALFGYDGKCKNVHGHSYKLSVTVIGTPITDRSNVKYGMVIDFSDLKKIVKEDIVDIFDHATVFNATTPHIELANELKDRGHHVILVDYQPTSENMVIDFAAKIKSRLPETVQLHSLRLQETETSFAEWYAEDNR